From the genome of Rickettsiales bacterium:
CCTCCCCTTCATATTGCGCCATGATTCCCGCCAGCACCTTGTCTTTCTTGGCAAGGAATGCCTTCGCTTCATCCCAGTAGTCAGGAATGGGGGCGCTTAATGACTTGTTATTCGTGCTCATCGTGCTACTAACAACTAAACAACCCAAAGGTTATATTTCCATGACCCATACTATTTACGATATTTGCGGCATCGGCAATGCTATTGTGGACATTCTTGCTCATGCGGATGAAGAGTTCATCCGCGAGCAGAACCTGCTCAAGGGCGCCATGACCATGATCGACGAAGAACGCGCCGAAGAGCTTTACGGCCTGATGGAAGGCACCGCCAAGGAATGTTCCGGCGGTTCCGCTGCCAATACGATGGCGGGCATTGCCTCGCTCGGTGGCATGCCGGCCTTCATCGGCAAGGTCAAGCAGGATGGTCCCGGCGAATCCTTCCGCTACGATATGCGCACCATCGGCGTGCATTTCGACACGCCCGCCCAGGCGGACGGTAAGGCAACCGCGCGCTGCTATATCTTCGTCACGCCGGATGCCCAGCGCACCATGAACACCTATATCGGTGCCTGCGCGGAACTGACCGAGGACGACATTAACGACGCGCTTGTCGCGCATTCCAAGATCACCTATATCGAAGGCTATCTCTGGGATACGCCCAACGCCAAGGCCGCGATCCGCAAGGCGTTGAAAGTAGCACATGATTACGATCGCACGGTCGCCTTCACCCTGTCGGATATATTCTGCGTCGACCGCCACCGTCAGGATTTCATCGAATTGATCGGCTCGCATATCAACATCCTGTTCGCCAACGAAAACGAGCTGAAATCCCTTTACCAGACCGACAATTTCGACCGTGCAGCAGAAATGGTGCGCGGCAAATGCGACATCGCAGTGTTAACCCGCAGCGAAAAAGGCTCTCTCATCGTAACGAAGGACAATACAATCCATATCGAAGCCGGAAAAGATCTGGATGTGGTGGACAGCACCGGCGCGGGGGATCTCTATGCAAGCGGCTTCCTGCACGGCTTTGCACAGGGCATGGATCTGAAAGCCTGCGGAGAAATTGCCACGCTGTGCGCATCCGAAATTATCCAGCAGATCGGCGCCCGCCCTCAACGTCCCTTAAATCAATTGATTCAGCATAAAAATAAGGTGAAGGCATAATAACGCCTTCACCTTCAAGTCTGGGCTGCAAACCTTTACTTCTGCTTACCTTCGGATTCCTGCCGTTTGCCTTCCGGCGCCTTTTCGGCAAGATGTTTCCAGTGCGCATCCATATGCTGGGCGACGATCTCGCGTTCATCCGGCGAAAGCTGTGGTGCAACTTCCGCAAAGCCTGCGCACATATTGTCATGGATCGCCATCTTCAGCCGCACGAGCTCTTTATGGCGTGAGAGGAATTTCTCTTTATCGAACTTCGGTGCAGTCAGCACGGCGCGCATCTGCTGGTAGACATCCTTTTCCTTCAATATAAGCGGCTCGTTCTGCTTGCGCACCTGCTCCATGGTCTTGTGCAGCAATTCGCGTTTGTTATCAGGCAATGCTTTGTCCCAATCAACATCCTCATGCGCATACGCGCTGACGGCGCCCGTGATAAGCCATAAAGCCGTTCCTAAAGCCAGCATCGTGCTTTTCATACATTCTCCTTTTTGAAAGACCGCGCCCTGAAATCGCCCGGATGAACGTGATACGGGTGAATAAAGGAAACTACTCGCTGCGCTGGAAAAAATAATCGCTGTTATTTGTCGGCAGCGTGGCAAACCGCTGTGACTTCCTGCTTGTCCAGCCTGCCGTTATGGTCACGGTCGAGTTCGTCGAAATTCTTCTGCACCTGGGTCAGGAATTCATCCTGCGTCACCTTGAAATCAAGGTTAGTATCCGCAGACATAACCGGATCTATCAGCAGCATGGATTCCGAGCCGCTTTCGCTGTCATGCCGTATAGAGGGCTTACGGCTCCGCTTGCTTTCGCGCCGTTCGGCGCGTTGTTCCGCAAGCTGAAGACTGCGCCAGTACGGCGCGCGGTAACGGTCCAGTTCTTCCGATACAAGGTAACCGTTATGATCGATATCCATGCGCTTGAACTGGGCCTTCGCATCCGCCAAGAATTCTTCCCGGTCAAGCACGCCGTCATGATTTGTGTCGGCCTGCGCAAGCCAGTTGGAAAATGCCTGTTCGCAAGGAGGATTGCCAAGGCTTCCGCCATTCAGCGGTTCACCGTTCGGACTGTAAAGCACCTTGATAACATGCTTGTGCGGCTCATCGTCGGAACATGCAGCCAGCAGCAGCGGAAGCAGCAGAAGGCTTGCAAAGCACCGCATGAAGCTAGCCATTTACCATCGCCTCGATCGCCATGATATAACCGAACGCGCCAAAGCCCGAAACGACTCCGCGCACAGCGCGTGAAGTGTAGGTATGATGGCGGAATTGCTCGCGGCGGCAGATATTGGAAAGATGCACCTCAATCGCCGGAACATCCACAGACAGCAGCGCATCCATCAGCG
Proteins encoded in this window:
- a CDS encoding adenosine kinase; the protein is MTHTIYDICGIGNAIVDILAHADEEFIREQNLLKGAMTMIDEERAEELYGLMEGTAKECSGGSAANTMAGIASLGGMPAFIGKVKQDGPGESFRYDMRTIGVHFDTPAQADGKATARCYIFVTPDAQRTMNTYIGACAELTEDDINDALVAHSKITYIEGYLWDTPNAKAAIRKALKVAHDYDRTVAFTLSDIFCVDRHRQDFIELIGSHINILFANENELKSLYQTDNFDRAAEMVRGKCDIAVLTRSEKGSLIVTKDNTIHIEAGKDLDVVDSTGAGDLYASGFLHGFAQGMDLKACGEIATLCASEIIQQIGARPQRPLNQLIQHKNKVKA
- a CDS encoding periplasmic heavy metal sensor encodes the protein MKSTMLALGTALWLITGAVSAYAHEDVDWDKALPDNKRELLHKTMEQVRKQNEPLILKEKDVYQQMRAVLTAPKFDKEKFLSRHKELVRLKMAIHDNMCAGFAEVAPQLSPDEREIVAQHMDAHWKHLAEKAPEGKRQESEGKQK